A window of the Hordeum vulgare subsp. vulgare chromosome 5H, MorexV3_pseudomolecules_assembly, whole genome shotgun sequence genome harbors these coding sequences:
- the LOC123399385 gene encoding IRK-interacting protein-like, producing MATAAEAFDHAAPSRPPLPATRQEVQAAAAKAAELRALHAALRQRAAPNAGARASTSRSPATIRLPPAASPARSRTAAADEDYPVFTPTYDEEPMAMAAGLNDICHDNRSRSENWGGITLDRGGDEAAYSDYDDCINGFSSSNSDFHYAAPSSSENHLRSRGVNRIHPAFLQSAPLAGRFPASTGRNAEFKVPSSCGGAFRPATIGRDHGGSEAEALRFLSSSSRVPFSSSHQPPASAHSRAKQRGSQILSWLFAKAKKKPKPETPPPSSAVIERGNMSQLLKEWGLLSLDSLRKELAEANAHRDAAQEDAAEMRSSLGELTTKMMSLEAYCSELKKALRQATDHNGGTDTQSHSRRSSSRSIGASRELPGDGMPVSHEAMVEGFLQIASEARLSVKQLCKALIQQVEEPDNGLSDKLNLLLQPHQLAIAGRHCSKAVLYHLEAIMNQTLYQEFENPSFQRNGAARHLDPGQDRRESFASFVALRNLSWSEVLRKGTRYYSEDLSRFCDQKMSCVVAALSWSWPWPEQLLQCFFVATKCVWLLHLLAFSFAPPLPILRVDDGRAFDQAYMEDILPDRRQTQDLLPLRVKIMVMPGFYVQDRVLKCKVLTTHS from the exons ATGGCAACGGCCGCCGAGGCCTTCGACCACGCGGCGCCGTCCAGGCCCCCGCTACCGGCCACCCGGCAGGAGGTCCAGGCCGCCGCCGCCAAGGCCGCCGAGCTGCGCGCGCTCCACGCCGCCCTCCGCCAGCGCGCCGCGCCCAATGCCGGTGCCCGGGCCAGCACCAGCCGCAGCCCGGCCACCATCCGCCTCCCGCCGGCCGCGTCCCCCGCGCGCTCCCGGACGGCGGCCGCGGACGAGGACTACCCCGTGTTTACTCCG ACTTACGACGAGGAGCCCATGGCGATGGCGGCTGGACTGaacgacatctgccatgacaaccgGAGCCGGTCCGAAAACTGGGGCGGCATCACCTTGGACCGCGGCGGCGACGAGGCGGCCTACTCGGACTACGACGACTGCATCAATGGCTTCTCCTCTTCCAACAGCGACTTCCACTACGCGGCCCCTTCATCCAGCGAGAATCACCTCCGGAGCAGAGGCGTCAACCGTATCCACCCGGCCTTTCTGCAGTCCGCGCCGCTGGCCGGCCGTTTCCCGGCGTCGACAGGGAGGAATGCAGAGTTCAAGGTGCCGTCGTCGTGCGGCGGCGCATTCCGGCCGGCGACGATCGGCAGGGACCACGGCGGGAGCGAGGCGGAAGCTCTGAGGTTCCTCAGCAGCAGCAGCCGAGTGCCATTTTCGTCCAGCCACCAGCCCCCGGCGTCGGCGCACTCCAGGGCGAAGCAGAGAGGCTCGCAGATCCTCTCCTGGCTCTTCGCCAAGGCCAAGAAGAAGCCGAAGCCGGAGACGCCGCCGCCGAGTTCCGCCGTCATAGAGCGCGGGAACATGTCGCAGCTCCTCAAGGAGTGGGGGCTGCTCTCGCTGGACTCGCTCAGGAAGGAGCTCGCGGAGGCCAACGCCCACCGGGACGCCGCGCAGGAAGACGCCGCCGAGATGAGGTCGTCGCTGGGCGAGCTGACCACCAAGATGATGAGCCTGGAAGCCTACTGCTCGGAGCTCAAGAAGGCCCTGAGGCAAGCGACGGATCACAACGGCGGCACGGACACGCAGTCCCACTCGCGGCGGTCGTCGTCGAGGTCGATCGGGGCGAGCCGAGAGCTGCCCGGCGACGGCATGCCGGTGAGCCACGAGGCCATGGTGGAAGGCTTCCTGCAGATCGCGTCCGAGGCCCGGCTCTCGGTGAAGCAGCTCTGCAAGGCGCTCATCCAGCAGGTGGAGGAGCCCGACAACGGGCTGTCAGACAAGCTGAACCTGCTGCTCCAGCCGCACCAGCTCGCCATCGCCGGCCGGCACTGCTCCAAGGCCGTGCTCTACCACCTGGAGGCGATCATGAACCAGACGCTGTACCAGGAATTCGAGAACCCCAGCTTCCAGCGGAACGGCGCGGCGAGGCACCTGGACCCCGGGCAGGACCGGCGGGAGAGCTTCGCGTCCTTCGTGGCGCTGCGCAACCTGAGCTGGAGCGAGGTGCTGCGGAAGGGCACCAGGTACTACAGCGAGGACCTCAGCCGGTTCTGCGACCAGAAGATGAGCTGCGTGGTGGCCGCGCTCAGCTGGTCGTGGCCGTGGCCGGAGCAGCTGCTGCAGTGCTTCTTCGTCGCCACCAAGTGCGTCTGGCTGCTCCACCTGCTAGCCTTCTCCTTCGCGCCGCCGCTGCCCATCCTGCGGGTCGACGATGGCCGGGCGTTCGACCAGGCGTACATGGAGGACATCCTACCGGACAGACGGCAGACTCAGGATCTGCTTCCGCTGAGGGTGAAGATCATGGTGATGCCGGGGTTCTATGTCCAAGATCGAGTGCTCAAGTGCAAGGTCCTCACAACTCACAGCTAG
- the LOC123399386 gene encoding uncharacterized protein LOC123399386, protein MEQEEGRRKREAAVVVVLECVAGSSKAEEWGGGGAVVQEGDVVESVRVGLGSGAASLDAPFKGGRAGLHKALHKAFKRGDTSVEVRVRGGKHLQACVLPHPGGASARKQYVLRSLHDPNYVLGFGDRLESECLVLQGTRGTRVASALSRAQLQDGYVMYPWDKKMRDSLRTPNSSCFLSMLVLPKALDLNACRYESFEDTLARANTWLYSSQDSGIPIEFMNLQSEALLTKISGETASATVNSGSLSDMSNLVNATLYGFEDYHGVDIGVVKAARLWYSSTAGEMPLEIQLQEGDTRLGFAVSRTEEGFIYISSVVDDDEDSEAPSTRSGLRDLFNRAKVASKLLIISRVSNEKVLPWMISSSGAVRCFDTISLSQKLSLHRLALQPIQLHLLMWEKPVGVAQSVVLSPKMPFPLSLPPQVPLSIIDSPEHRVDAEEDFVLDPSFRLDDSPVSNWV, encoded by the exons ATGGAGCAGGAGGAGGGGAGGCGGAagcgggaggcggcggtggtggtggtgctggagtGCGTGGCGgggagctccaaggcggaggagTGGGGCGGCGGGGGCGCCGTGGTGCAGGAGGGCGACGTGGTGGAGTCGGTCCGGGTCGGGCTGGGCTCCGGCGCGGCGTCCCTAGACGCGCCCTTCAAGGGCGGCCGCGCCGGGCTGCACAAGGCCCTCCACAAGGCGTTCAAGCGCGGCGACACCTCCGTCGAGGTCCGCGTCCGCGGCGGCAAGCACCTGCAGGCCTGCGTCCTGCCGCACCCCGGCGGCGCCAGCGCCCGGAAGCAGTACGTGCTCCGCTCCCTCCACGACCCCAACTACGTGCTCGGCTTCGGCGATCGCCTCGAGAGCGAGTGCCTCGTCCTCCAAG GCACAAGAGGCACAAGGGTGGCATCGGCGCTGAGCCGGGCGCAGCTCCAGGACGGGTACGTCATGTATCCATGGGACAAGAAGATGCGCGACTCGCTGCGCACGCCCAACTCGAGCTGCTTCCTCTCCATGCTCGTCCTCCCCAAGGCGCTGGACCTGAACGCGTGCCGGTACGAGTCCTTCGAGGACACGTTGGCTCGCGCCAACACATGGCTTTACTCGTCGCAGGACTCGGGGATCCCCATCGAGTTCATGAACCTGCAGAGCGAAGCTCTTCTCACCAAG ATATCTGGGGAGACGGCGTCTGCGACCGTCAACTCCGGGTCCTTGTCCGACATGTCGAACCTCGTGAACGCGACGCTCTACGGTTTCGAGGATTACCACGGGGTGGACATCGGCGTGGTGAAGGCGGCCCGGCTTTGGTACAGCTCCACGGCGGGAGAAATGCCGCTGGAGATCCAGCTTCAGGAAGGTGACACCAGGCTAGGATTCGCCGTCAGCCGCACCGAAGAG GGTTTCATCTACATATCATCGGtggtcgacgacgacgaggacagcgAGGCGCCATCGACGCGGTCGGGGCTCCGCGATCTGTTCAACCGGGCGAAAGTGGCATCCAAACTGCTGATCATATCAAGGGTGTCCAACGAGAAGGTCCTCCCATGGATGATCTCCAGTTCAGGCGCGGTCCGTTGCTTCGACACCATCTCCCTCAGCCAGAAGCTCTCCCTGCACCGCCTCGCGCTGCAGCCTATCCAGCTACACCTGCTCATGTGGGAGAAGCCCGTCGGTGTCGCGCAGAGCGTCGTTCTTTCTCCGAAAATGCCCTTCCCGCTGTCGCTGCCTCCTCAGGTGCCCTTAAGCATCATCGACAGCCCTGAACATAGAGTAGATGCTGAGGAAGACTTCGTGTTGGATCCGTCGTTTCGGCTCGACGATTCTCCGGTCAGCAACTGGGTGTGA